The DNA window CGCATCATCAACGCGGTCGCGGCGGTCGAGCTCTACGGGGGCCCGGCGATCGTGGTCGACTTCGGTACGGCGACCACCTTCGACGCCGTGTCCGTGAAGGGCGAGTACGTCGGCGGGGTGATCTCCCCGGGCATCGAGATCTCCATGGAGGCCCTCGGCGTACGGGGTGCCCAGCTGCGGAAGATCGAGCTGGCCCGCCCGCGCAACGTGATCGGCAAGTCCACGGTCGAGGCGATGCAGTCGGGCGTGGTGTACGGCTTCGCGGGCCAGGTCGACGGGGTCGTGGGCCGGATGGCCAAGGAACTGGCCGGCCCGAACGGCGACCCGGACGACGTCCGCGTCATCGCCACCGGCGGCCTGGCCCCCATGGTCCTCGGCGAGTCCTCGGTGATCGACGACCACGAACCGTGGCTGACCCTGATCGGCCTCCGCCTGGTCTACGAACGCAACGCCCCCAACTTCGAGTAACGGGCGCACGCAGAACGTGCCCCGGCCGCCCGGCCGGGGCACTCCCAGCCCCGCCGTCGTTTGAGGCGCGGGGTCCGGGGCGGAAAGAATGGCCCGATGAGCGTCACCATCGACATCGCCGGGCTCCCCGCCGAGCGGATCAGCTTCACGCCCTCCCCGCTCGCCGAACTCTGCATGGCCCTGCACGCGCTCTCCCAGACGGCCCACCACCCCCGCCTCGCCTCCTGGAGCGCCGCCACCGCCGCCTCGCTCGATCCGTGCCTCGCGGACCGCCTGCTGGAGGCCGAGTTCCTG is part of the Streptomyces subrutilus genome and encodes:
- a CDS encoding type III pantothenate kinase gives rise to the protein MLLTIDVGNTQTVLGLFDGDEIVEHWRISTDPRRTADEMAVLMQGLMGMHPMLGSELGDGIHGIAICSTVPSVLHELREVTRRYYGDVPAVLVEPGIKTGVPILMDNPKEVGADRIINAVAAVELYGGPAIVVDFGTATTFDAVSVKGEYVGGVISPGIEISMEALGVRGAQLRKIELARPRNVIGKSTVEAMQSGVVYGFAGQVDGVVGRMAKELAGPNGDPDDVRVIATGGLAPMVLGESSVIDDHEPWLTLIGLRLVYERNAPNFE